CACATCCATGTGGCTGAGGCCAGACTCCAGGCTGGCCAGCCCAGAGGCAGAGTCCTGAGGCTGGGTACTCTCAAAGCCGGTGATGGGCGTCACGGGCCGGAACAGCTCGGGCAGAGCCTCCGATGGCCGACGCTTGATCTAGGGAAGAATGGAAACATATCTCATTGGGATTCTAATAATCAAGTGTTGTGTGAATGAATAAAGCCTTTACATGACTGTTGAGGAGGGAGGAGCTAGATCCTACTCACCTGTTTGAAGAAGGAATGACCAATGAGAGCACTGGCTGAGGGTCTGAGGGGGGGAAATAAACACAATTAATTAAATGAGCTAAAATTCATAACACAATCAATGTGAGGACCAGCAGCCTAGCTTGGCGTGGCTCACCTCTTCTCTGGGTCCCTCTGCAGACACAGCTCCACAAAAGCATGGAAGTGGGGAGAGAAGGTGCGACTGTAGGGGTGGCTCCCCGAGGAGGGCTCTCCGTTAGAGTGGTGTGCCCCTCCGGCACTGGGGCCCTCACAGATCCCAGAGTCAGCCCCAGAGCGGGAGGGCTTCATGGTCAGCTCCTCTGGGGGGATGGTGGTGGTGTCCAACAGACAGGGGACTGTCCCGTTCAGCTTCTCCAGCAACATCTAAAGACCGAAGACCACGAAGAGgacagaggggaggaagaggaatggacagagagagagtggccaGTCAAGAGAGAAGCAGAATATAGATGATCTTTCAGAAGCAAGAGGTTGATCAGGCCACTAGTCACCTGTGTGGCTGGCATGTCTTTGAAGGGCACGTGTCCATTGGCTAGCTCACAGGCTGTGATGCCAAGACTGTAGATGTCTGACCGGAAGTCGTATCCCTGCagattctgacacacacacacacacacaagtggttACATAGGGTTGACCGATACAAACAAAGGTATTATAGTATACCAAAAGCAAGGTATTGTATGCTAGCCAGGTGTGGTATGGTGTTACCTGCTGCAGCACCTCTGGGCTGAGCCAGGGCAGCACCTTGATGCTGTACTGGGGGAAGTCATGGACCACTCTGGCCCGCTGGCCGTGACGGATCAGACTGATGATGCTCCGCAGACCAGACATACACACCTGACCGTCTACCGAGATCAACACGTGGCTGGCCTTCACGCTCCTAAACACGCACACAATTAGACGCCATGTCACATTCCTGCATGAAAAGTCCTGTGcttgtgtgtactgtgtacttaCCGGTGTACATAGCCCATGTGGTGGATGTACTCCAGGGCTTTGAGCATGCCCAGTAGGATGTAGGCGATGGCCAGCTCATTCATCCCATCAGTGAAGTGGGTGCTGATCAGGTCTCTGGCCGACCCTAGGACGTTAGACACTTCATTAGTCAGTGAGAGAGCACAGAGGACTGTGAGAATAGTAGGGTTAGGTGGAGACAAATTACCTTTGTGTGGGAATGGTAACTAGAGTCCTCCCATCTACATTTAGCTTTTGACTACATTTGACTAGGACCAGAGTAGTGTTACAGTGAGTGCTCTCCTGTCTGTGAATCCTCACCATAGGCCATGAAGGGAGAGATGACCCACAGCTCGTTCTCTGCTATGAAGATGCTCCTGTAGGGCAGGATGCTGGAGTGGTGGAACAGCTTAGATACATGGAGCTCagcctgagagagacagagattacACTGGGTTAGGTTTAatggacagagagaaacagagagattaCATTGAGTTATATCTAATAGATACACATTTGACAGACAGATGGGAGGTTGGATTACATAACAGGTGATGTCATAAATCAAGGGATGAATGCATTCAGaggggaggagtgaaagagagggatATAAAGAGAAGTATGATTTGACTGATGTCAGTCTGCCTGGCAAAGGGAAATGTGACAAATGGATGGTAGAATGATAGATGGATGGTGATAGGTCCAGACCTGCAGGTAGTTGACCATTTCATTGGTGCAGGACTCCAGGTCAATCCGACGGATTGCTACGTGTTCCCCTGTTGGTCTGTATCTGGCAAGGTTTACGGTCATCAAGTCCTCTAGGCCTCGACCTAGCACAgcaaaacgcacacacacaaaattaGACTAGAGACAGGAGCACGAACAATGTATTCAACAACAAGCACCTTGGCAGCCCAGTCACTGAGGTTGGAAGCCTGAGACTGACTGACAAACTGACTGACCTATGATGGTTAGCAGCTCATAGGCGCTGCTGTCAGGGAGGAAGCTTCCCATGGTGTCCCGCCGTGGGAGTGAGGTCAGGCTCTCGTGGCTGTCTTCATGGGCCTGGGGGGAGAGGCGGCAACAGGGAAGGAGTTAGCTTTGGAAACGATAGCATATATTGGCCCTTACAGTGTTGGGCATTACTTGTGGCATTGTGAGAGTGGCTTGCAAAGGCTTGGTCAGAAGTGATGGTTGATGCTAAATCATATACAGACAGACTACAGAACGGAGTGTGTACGAGCAGTACTTGTGGAACCTGAGTGGAGAACATCTAACTTCAGGTTTGAATTCTGTTGGTGGCAAATTATAAGCAAGAAGCTACATCATTTATGAATCATGCCTTCTCTAAACCTCATCACGCCATAGTGCTTGAAACATTAACGCTCATGGTTAGATACATGCAGAGTGGGCACCCCCCAAAAATAGTATGAGTGTgttcagagaggaagaggcgaagcaagaAACTTCACTCTTGCCAAAATATGTCCAAAATAatcccaatgcgtttctatgggcttaattTGGActtaagcttgtcgcctgccttcccacatttgggacaacgactccatTGTTGGGCGTAGACGTGAGGATCTTGTGTATCTGGTGTGTTTCACCTCAAATTACAAAACAGGGATCCAATAACAGTCTTAAAAGATGCTCAGAAAAAAAAACTTATTTTCAGATTCATACCATCACTTTCAAAATGCTTGACtggaaaaaaatatgtatgcaggGCTCTATGGTGACATTTTTTGACAAGGATCACGTGCTCCTAAGTTGAAAAAATGTAGGAGCACATATTGAAAtgtaggagcacaatgaaaaatattcAAGGTATTAATGATAAGAATTGCCAACAATTACAAAAAAGTTTTTTCCCCCCACAGgggcactggtgctcccaaattAAAATTCCAGGTAACAGTAAAATATTTAGATGCATATGCAACCATAATGGTCCCTCTGTATTGCCCTGGTATGGGGTGTTGGCCTAAATGTATGAGGTTAatacttattttttttttatgtagtaaCAGCTTAATAACCATTTCTCTACCAATTTCCAGCCAGCATTGCGAGGTAGATGCCATCACGTTAAATCACTCAGATGGAGTTGCCATGCGTTGCCAAAAACAGAACACATGGAACTCCATCCATTCCATCCAACTCCAGTTCACAACCATTGGTGGATGCAGAGATTTCCACAACAGTGACACATTAACAAATAACCCCAGTTGCTCATACCCTCCCACCACCCACCTACATGCCTCTGCTTTCTAGTAAGGGAGAACTATAGTGAACACAGGCCACAGACAAAGAGTGTCCACATTTCAGACTTAAACTACTTCACAAACATGAAACAGGCTCAGTCAAAATTAGTGAGGACTTTCAGTGAAGAACAACAGAAACCATAAAGAAAACAGTAACACCACCATGTTAAGACCACACTGAGGTTCCTAAGGGCCCATTAAGGCCGGCATTACAGGGAGATTATCTGTCAGCTGAGACGAAACAGCCCTTTTCCATGACAGCCGTAAAAGACAAGTGCAGGTAAATTAAGCCTGGTAATTACGGATGACCCGTCATTGCCCACTCTAAAGACACAAACTACTCCTCCTATGGAGCGGACCTGTGGTCAACTTTATGAATCAGGTAGGACTGTTTGTTTTGATCTCTGGAGCAACCGATGGAGCCATCAGGCAACAAGTAGTATTAATGGGGTGATTAATGGGGTGATCCATCTATCCACTTATActgatcacatttacattttcgtcatttagcagacgctcttatccatgatCACATCTTTCCTTCAGACTTGACAACCTCAGTTTCTCTCCTCCAACCCAACCCCCTATAAACCATGTCTCATCAACAGGATGTCACTACTGTAAGCTCTACCAATCTCCCTACTCCCCCTATAGGAAACCCTGGTGGGTGAAGTAGGATGGGCCTCAAAACACAAAGCACATACAGCACAGCATTGAGAATCAGATGCCCATGCACAAAAGCACACAGGGCTTGTGAATTCATTCACGTTGGCTACaccctcacaaacacacacacaggcagatggAACGATCAAAAGCCGTGACTGGAGTACCGCACTTACTTTCCTGTGAGAGCTTCCCTGAGCTTGCTCTGTGGTAGAGAAACCACATCAAtgacataaacacaaacacacacacacacacacacacacacaagagaaggatctgtgTTTAGAGCAGCTCGGGAACCCTTAGGTACACTGTAAGTGTAAAGTATAGCATGTGGTGTTTGTTGCAGGAGTCGGATCAATGCTGCTGGCTGGCTCCTGTCACAAGGAGGATTCAGTCTAGGCTAATTAGATGCATCTGTTAAATCAGTGAGGATTCAGTCCAGCGGGATTCAGTGATTATGCATTGCCATGGGAACAGGAAGCAGCCAAAAACAAACTTGAAATCAAGCGAATGAACGAACAATGATGCAATGATGAGCTGAGCTCACAGGAATATAAAGATGATGCAAAGTTCAACCCCCCCCTTATAGGATACATACAGTAAAATCAGCATTAGGCCTATGTCTGTCATAGACTAGCTATTCAGTTTCTCTCTTTATGAAAACGGATTCTTCAACCATTGATAAATTGACAACGCTTTCCTATCCTCATGTTAGTGTCTAATAACAGACCCACATACTGTTGAACCTGCCTCATCCCCACCACACTTATGTTACCCTTAAAATATGATTTCcgtaaataaatatttgacctaAGTATCATATCGACTTCATATATACTACAAAGACCGACGGCGCAACAGAATATTAATCTGACATGCAGTATTCTGAGGCTGCACATTTACTGCATTGATCAAGTCTGTCAGACAAGGACACATCACACTGGAACAAACTCTCTTCATGGCACACATGTATGGTACAGTGAGACATTTGACACCTGCAAAACATCGAAGCAAGCAGTAGTTCTTACGTGTCCTGAATCTATGTGGGAGACAGAGGTATCCATCCACATATTGCCAAATAACCAATGCTGATTGGATTCCTGTAGGTTTAAATTGTATTATTCCAATTGTTTGTTAGAGGGCGTTGCTTTTTAAAAAACTGCGCAATGCAATAATATCTTGTTTTGAAAGCAAAGCTGCACTTAAGATATAGCTAGCAGGTTCTGTATGAGGGTTGGGCAACTTCATAGCTGATGATAAGTCTTGTGTGTAAGCAGCAGTTGATTGGGGAAGCATTTTCAGCATCACCTTTGACCTTACCTCCAAAAAACTCAAAATCCCTCAGGCTCTCCACGCTCAATTTCTCTGAGACCCAACGCTGGGatagagaggaagaaagaaagagggcAGATACCACAGGTCAATCGCTTCTCCAATAACTGATCATTGCTGTGACACTGACTGGTAAGGATTCAGCACAAGTATTTGATACCTTTTCTAGACTGGGCTCTAATGCCAACAGGCAGGGGAGCGCTAACGGAGTTCACTCACCAGAAAAGACATGGATCTGTTGATTGTGGCAGCTAGAACCGCTGAAACCCCATCCAGAAAGAATGCCTCCAAAATAAATACTAACACATTAACAGAGGAAAGCATAAGCATTACTTCGCTATGAACTAGCTAGAACAAGACAGGTAGCAAGCTATTACCTACCTAATACTTAAATCTAATATGTGAAAACCATTTCACAAATAGTATGATAGGCCCAAAAACATTTTATTAGCAGGACAACTagctgctagctaactaactaacaacattagctagctacagtagatagCTATGTCAAGGAACAAACTAACGCTAGGTAGCTATGGAATCTAGTTATATACAAAAAAAAGATAGCTAGTAACCTACCGTTATGGTAACTTGAACAAATAGCTAGCTAGTATCTGGTGGAGCGAGGTAGTTAGCTACCATTTTCAACAAACAACAATTATTGAAAAGGGGTGGTAACTAATTTCACATGTTTGCGTTGATTGGTTCCTTGTTGTGAGAGGCAATCCGTCGCGCGTAATCTACGTGAACACACAGTTGTGACGCAGAACACGTTCGAATCGCGCTGTGAGATTTGGCAGTGGTAAACAGATATTTATTTGGCACTGAAAACAGGTAAATAAACAGTACATGCATCCATTAATTAAGTATATGGTGTATAACGTACTCTAGATTCAACTGCTTTTGCAAATGTCCTTAGACAAGTAATATTTGCACAGTCAATAATTTGTCACATCCACTTCTTCGTCGTGCTGCTGCGGCCTTAGGCTAGAGAAGCGTAGCATgctagctagtttagctaacgttagttagccaaTTTAATGAGATCCAACCATAATTAGCTAGATACAGATTAATGCAATATTTTCTATCTTAATTTGCTAGAAGCCACAAATAATCTTTGACATCCCCCAGACAGTGATTTACGAGATGATTTGGATTAGGTTAGCACTTAGCAGACGTTTGTGGGTGACACACAAGGCCTGCGATGAATGAATGGACTGGAATGCAACAGCAATGTACAACAGTCAAATACCAAATGTGATATTCTTTCTTTTCCCCTTGCTTCTGTAGGTCCGCTATGAACTGGAGCAAGGGTGGCCCGAGTGGTAAGCGAGGGTTCGGGTTTGGAGGATTCTcccttggtggtggtggtggtggaggaggaaagaAAGAAGAACTGCGCTTGCCTCAGAAATCTTCCTTCGGAGGCGCAGGGACAGCTGGAGGTTATGGCAAGAACCAGCAACTCCCTGCATTCTACAAAATAGGAACAAAAAGAGCAAATTTTGATGAAGAGAATGCGTGAGTATAGACGTATCTTTCCTTTAGTGTTCGATTGGGTTTGGTGTGCTTCATATGCTGTATGATCATGACATTGTTTTCAATGACATTTGACTGGTGATACCTTTCCTAACCCATTTCCAGGTATTTTGAAGATGATGAAGAGGAGTCAAGCAGCACAGATTTACCCTATATCCCAGCTGAGAACTCCCCCACACGGCAACAGTTTCAGTCTGGAGGGGGTTCAGACAGTGAGGATGATCCTCTGGATGCCTTCATGGCCCAAGTGGAGGTGAGTCAAGGTTTCCCCTCTTAGACCTGGATCATGTAGAAATATACACATTTTCTCTGTAGTTCCTTTGTTTAAGATCTGGGGTTATTGTCACAGAGCTGTTGGGAAGTATTGCATGGGGGTATATTGTTCACCCTCTTGTCTGCTCTAGGACCAAGCAGCTAAAGACATGAAGAAACTGGAGGaaaaagagaaggagaagaagtgTGAAAAGTAAGATCCCTTCAATTTCTACCTTTTAAGCTCAGTGCCTTTCGAAATTACCTTGTCAATAATATAAATGAGCAAAAGCCCTATTCAAGGCCACCAGGTAGGCAGGTGTAGTACATTCTTCCCATGCACCTGTGTATTGATTTGCACATATTTCAATGGTAATTGGTCAAGTGTCAAAATTGTCAATCTCTTCTCATCCCGAAACTCTAGCATGTTATTAAGATACTGTAGATAGAAT
This sequence is a window from Coregonus clupeaformis isolate EN_2021a chromosome 7, ASM2061545v1, whole genome shotgun sequence. Protein-coding genes within it:
- the LOC123491195 gene encoding STE20-related kinase adapter protein alpha-like isoform X3, giving the protein MGSFLPDSSAYELLTIIGRGLEDLMTVNLARYRPTGEHVAIRRIDLESCTNEMVNYLQAELHVSKLFHHSSILPYRSIFIAENELWVISPFMAYGSARDLISTHFTDGMNELAIAYILLGMLKALEYIHHMGYVHRSVKASHVLISVDGQVCMSGLRSIISLIRHGQRARVVHDFPQYSIKVLPWLSPEVLQQNLQGYDFRSDIYSLGITACELANGHVPFKDMPATQMLLEKLNGTVPCLLDTTTIPPEELTMKPSRSGADSGICEGPSAGGAHHSNGEPSSGSHPYSRTFSPHFHAFVELCLQRDPEKRPSASALIGHSFFKQIKRRPSEALPELFRPVTPITGFESTQPQDSASGLASLESGLSHMDVDDWDF
- the LOC123491195 gene encoding STE20-related kinase adapter protein alpha-like isoform X1 codes for the protein MSFLRWVSEKLSVESLRDFEFFGGIQSALVIWQYVDGYLCLPHRFRTQQAQGSSHRKAHEDSHESLTSLPRRDTMGSFLPDSSAYELLTIIGRGLEDLMTVNLARYRPTGEHVAIRRIDLESCTNEMVNYLQAELHVSKLFHHSSILPYRSIFIAENELWVISPFMAYGSARDLISTHFTDGMNELAIAYILLGMLKALEYIHHMGYVHRSVKASHVLISVDGQVCMSGLRSIISLIRHGQRARVVHDFPQYSIKVLPWLSPEVLQQNLQGYDFRSDIYSLGITACELANGHVPFKDMPATQMLLEKLNGTVPCLLDTTTIPPEELTMKPSRSGADSGICEGPSAGGAHHSNGEPSSGSHPYSRTFSPHFHAFVELCLQRDPEKRPSASALIGHSFFKQIKRRPSEALPELFRPVTPITGFESTQPQDSASGLASLESGLSHMDVDDWDF
- the LOC123491195 gene encoding STE20-related kinase adapter protein alpha-like isoform X2, giving the protein MSFLRWVSEKLSVESLRDFEFFGEQAQGSSHRKAHEDSHESLTSLPRRDTMGSFLPDSSAYELLTIIGRGLEDLMTVNLARYRPTGEHVAIRRIDLESCTNEMVNYLQAELHVSKLFHHSSILPYRSIFIAENELWVISPFMAYGSARDLISTHFTDGMNELAIAYILLGMLKALEYIHHMGYVHRSVKASHVLISVDGQVCMSGLRSIISLIRHGQRARVVHDFPQYSIKVLPWLSPEVLQQNLQGYDFRSDIYSLGITACELANGHVPFKDMPATQMLLEKLNGTVPCLLDTTTIPPEELTMKPSRSGADSGICEGPSAGGAHHSNGEPSSGSHPYSRTFSPHFHAFVELCLQRDPEKRPSASALIGHSFFKQIKRRPSEALPELFRPVTPITGFESTQPQDSASGLASLESGLSHMDVDDWDF